The Tachypleus tridentatus isolate NWPU-2018 chromosome 5, ASM421037v1, whole genome shotgun sequence genome includes a window with the following:
- the LOC143251009 gene encoding uncharacterized protein LOC143251009 produces the protein MGVSTVLLILVAAMMTRSEGKCPADCKCQIATNRKTVTCNKGGMTEIPINDITLDTQVLIVTSPPGNPNFLTIGRIFLHFSYLEEVHLTNSHVPAIGDSSFWPGRQMKILELSCNDITLLNDQDFNGLSSLEVLDISDNKIFSTPSAPFRFLTSLKSLSLARNRLSRLVPRFFYMLKKLEKLDLSGNPLKELDPENLKDLRPLKVLRLADCQLTSLHSLVYQHLPNIQELDLRNNNFFSLAPEEFRHLKSLQILRLDGNVLSEIREKTFGGHKLEILGLSRNNIIKFLPCSFCNTSVKNLDISRNRLSSLTTDVLAVVSNSLETFDMGFNPLDIYTVLTTVSVLNRLTNLSLAGMNIDKLLPDTFNKNTDLRFLNLSHNNIPEIPDEFLKPLVNIEVLDFSHNKLQELNFETLSTLNNTPSLQKFILHSNTWRCLECNVEPLLEYFNQSDLYEKICQQISDCLKCTTPLKLFGRGLLSLHMEELEPCALSSPQPHVGADASRIGTIIAVVIIIMLVLVIILAVMMYKRQSAAYYTYEQERREFTGYDNIAVVDRNGGLQMDMIQDVISSSNTRHEETRAKHKVNSIT, from the coding sequence ATGGGAGTAAGTACGGTCCTTCTTATTCTGGTGGCAGCAATGATGACCAGGTCAGAGGGTAAATGTCCAGCAGATTGTAAGTGCCAGATAGCGACTAACCGTAAGACAGTGACCTGCAACAAAGGAGGGATGACTGAAATTCCGATAAACGACATTACCTTAGATACACAAGTCCTAATAGTGACTTCCCCTCCAGGAAACCCCAACTTTTTGACCATTGGCCGGATCTTCCTACATTTCTCCTACTTGGAGGAAGTTCACCTCACCAACTCTCATGTTCCCGCTATAGGAGACAGCTCCTTCTGGCCTGGAAGACAAATGAAGATCTTGGAACTTAGTTGCAATGATATCACCCTATTGAATGACCAGGACTTTAACGGACTCTCCAGTTTAGAGGTACTAGATATATCTGATAACAAAATCTTCTCCACTCCTTCTGCTCCGTTTAGATTTCTTACTAGCTTAAAGTCATTGTCCTTAGCAAGAAATCGTCTCAGCAGGCTAGTTCCTAGGTTCTTTTACATGCTTAAAAAGTTAGAAAAACTTGATCTCAGTGGAAATCCCTTAAAGGAATTAGATCCAGAAAATCTAAAGGACCTTCGTCCTCTTAAAGTCTTACGTTTGGCAGACTGTCAGTTAACGTCCTTACATTCTTTGGTTTACCAACACCTTCCCAACATTCAAGAACTTGATCTTCGAAATAACAACTTCTTTTCTCTTGCTCCTGAGGAATTTCGACATCTTAAAAGTCTCCAAATTTTGCGTCTTGATGGTAACGTTTTAAGTGAAATACGCGAAAAAACATTTGGAGGTCATAAACTAGAAATATTAGGGTTATCCAGAAATAATATAATCAAGTTTCTGCCTTGTTCGTTTTGTAATACTAGCGTAAAGAATTTAGACATTAGTCGTAACCGCTTGTCTTCTTTAACTACGGATGTCCTGGCTGTGGTAAGTAACTCGCTGGAAACTTTTGATATGGGGTTCAATCCCCTGGATATTTATACTGTGCTTACTACCGTGAGTGTTTTAAACCGATTGACAAATTTGTCGCTGGCTGGAATGAATATCGACAAGCTCCTTCCagatacatttaacaaaaatacagaTTTACGATTCTTAAACTTGTCCCACAACAATATTCCAGAAATCCCAGATGAATTCCTTAAACCGCTAGTTAACATAGAAGTTCTGGACTTTTCACACAATAAGTTACAAGAACTGAATTTTGAGACACTATCAACTTTAAACAACACTCCAAGCCTACAGAAGTTTATCCTTCATTCCAACACATGGCGCTGTCTTGAGTGTAACGTAGAACCACTTCTGGAATATTTCAACCAATCTGACTTGTACGAAAAAATCTGTCAGCAAATATCCGACTGTTTAAAATGTACCACTCCTCTCAAGTTGTTTGGAAGAGGATTGCTGAGTCTGCATATGGAAGAACTGGAACCATGTGCTCTTTCATCTCCCCAGCCGCACGTGGGAGCGGACGCCTCAAGAATAGGTACCATCATTGCTGTGGTTATCATAATAATGTTAGTACTCGTCATTATATTAGCGGTTATGATGTACAAACGGCAAAGTGCAGCTTACTACACGTATGAACAAGAAAGGAGGGAGTTTACTGGTTACGATAATATAGCAGTCGTCGATAGAAATGGAGGACTTCAAATGGACATGATCCAGGATGTAATTTCATCGTCCAATACAAGACATGAGGAAACTAGAGCGAAACACAAAGTGAACAGTATTACGTGA